From Pseudodesulfovibrio nedwellii:
ACAAAAGCTTTTAGGTGGAGAGCAGGTCTCCATTGGGGCTGAAGACATACTGATGGGGGAGAATGCCCCTGAACCGGTCGCCGGTGATCTGTCGGTATTGTTTGAAGACGAGCACATGCTCGTGGTGGAAAAACGCGCCGGGGTCACAACTCATCCCGCGCCAGCGGAAAAGGGACCGACTCTGGTTAATTATCTGCTGCATCAGTGGCCGGATATTGCGGCCGATGTGTCAGGCATGGACGAACAACGTCCTGGCATCGTGCATCGACTGGATAAGGATACGTCAGGTATCATGGCGGTTGCTCGTACTGAAGCTGCCCGGTTGAAACTGGCATCTGATTTTGCCGAGCGCAAAGTACACAAGGTATATCTTGCCATTGTTCACGGTTGTCCATCCCAACCTTATGGCACTATTGATGCGCCTATGGGACGCCATCCAAGTCAGAAAACACGCATGGCCGTTGTCGACAAGGGTGGACGTGATGCTCGAAGTGAATATCGAGTTCTTTGGACTGGTCCTCGCGGGTTGGCTTCGCTGGTGGCCGTGCGTATTCATACAGGACGAACCCATCAGATTCGTGTGCATATGGCGCATCTTGGTCATCCGCTTTTGGGTGATTCGGTCTATGGCTCACGGGAAAATGTTGATTGGTCACGTCGGCCTGATTCGTTGGCCACGTTGGCTCCGCGTCAAATGCTCCATGCTTTTTATCTTTCAGTCACGCACCCTGTGACAGGTGAGAAGATTACTCGATGGCAGGCACCCCCCACAGATTTCCAGACTTTGCTGTCCGGTTTGACACGTGAGTGTCTGCGAGTAGGGATTGTTGGTATGCCTGGTTGTGGTAAATCCACAATGCTTGGGGCTTTGCGTGGT
This genomic window contains:
- a CDS encoding dephospho-CoA kinase, coding for MNIWKRNVDFSDRGVRLDKFWGRELADEGVSRGRVKSWIESGMAIVDGQSVTKGKQKLLGGEQVSIGAEDILMGENAPEPVAGDLSVLFEDEHMLVVEKRAGVTTHPAPAEKGPTLVNYLLHQWPDIAADVSGMDEQRPGIVHRLDKDTSGIMAVARTEAARLKLASDFAERKVHKVYLAIVHGCPSQPYGTIDAPMGRHPSQKTRMAVVDKGGRDARSEYRVLWTGPRGLASLVAVRIHTGRTHQIRVHMAHLGHPLLGDSVYGSRENVDWSRRPDSLATLAPRQMLHAFYLSVTHPVTGEKITRWQAPPTDFQTLLSGLTRECLRVGIVGMPGCGKSTMLGALRGLELPCFSADDSVAVLYGPDGDGASMIRQRFGGQYSLEDGSVDKTALFQAMQTSETMRREVMDLIHPMVRHECEEFFKEHRDEVAAFAEVPLLLESGWHKGGRVDMVAGVSCPEEKRTGELREKRGLDVETLAVFDSWQWSEKDKLAACDLVLSNAGGVEDLQIEAGRLRDFACDKAERRNREFEDWMEGLWPNLADEFSAEGADA